Proteins co-encoded in one Dyadobacter sp. CECT 9275 genomic window:
- a CDS encoding response regulator yields MHKILVVDDHRIFTDGISFLLGHTTDLRVTGALHHGREVMPFLSAHPVDVLLLDIDMPDVSGFEIAKSVKQQYPQIKILALSMIDDIISLEKMYRAGADGYCVKSSGREEVFRAIRTVLNGGRFWPPAFLRLLSGQTEKMSEYLLTPRETEIIKMICEGVTSAKMAQKLHLSIRTVETHRKNIYRKLDVHSNVELANYARKRLNIQT; encoded by the coding sequence ATGCACAAAATACTGGTTGTGGACGATCACCGGATTTTTACAGACGGAATCTCTTTCCTCCTCGGGCATACCACCGACCTGCGTGTTACAGGCGCTTTGCATCATGGCCGGGAAGTCATGCCGTTTCTGTCCGCCCATCCGGTAGATGTCCTCTTGCTGGACATTGATATGCCCGATGTATCGGGTTTCGAAATTGCCAAGTCGGTAAAACAGCAGTACCCCCAGATTAAAATACTGGCGCTTTCGATGATCGACGACATTATTTCTCTCGAAAAAATGTACCGTGCCGGTGCAGATGGATACTGTGTCAAAAGCAGCGGACGGGAGGAGGTTTTCCGGGCAATCCGAACGGTTCTCAACGGCGGCAGGTTCTGGCCTCCTGCATTCCTGCGGCTATTGTCCGGACAAACAGAAAAAATGTCGGAGTATCTGCTGACACCCCGGGAAACAGAAATCATCAAGATGATCTGCGAGGGCGTGACATCCGCGAAAATGGCGCAAAAACTACATTTGAGCATCAGAACTGTCGAAACGCACCGCAAAAACATTTACCGCAAACTTGATGTACATTCAAATGTCGAGCTGGCCAATTACGCTCGGAAAAGGCTCAACATCCAGACATAA
- a CDS encoding ligand-binding sensor domain-containing protein: MFRTVLLFVFLLRTLHSNGQHSAVAATASLPDQFSFEHFSQENGLSQGTVYDIASYDGYMWFGTQDGLNRFDGHNFKTYRASRGKTYSLSNSWVQALLADRKGRFWVGTVGGLCLYNAGNERFQRFAEAFGNKHLLDSVSVEKLDEDKHGNVWVMTDERGLFRVDSRTGRTHSYLKENNRLYDFCTAPDGKLWVSTYD; this comes from the coding sequence ATGTTTCGCACCGTTCTGCTTTTTGTCTTCCTTCTGCGTACGCTTCATTCGAATGGACAGCATTCGGCGGTGGCAGCAACGGCATCTTTACCAGACCAATTCAGTTTTGAACATTTTTCGCAGGAAAACGGCCTCTCGCAGGGTACCGTATATGATATCGCCAGTTATGACGGCTACATGTGGTTTGGCACACAGGACGGCCTGAACCGGTTTGATGGACACAATTTCAAGACATACCGGGCAAGCCGGGGAAAGACATACAGCCTCAGTAACAGCTGGGTTCAGGCTTTGCTGGCAGACCGCAAAGGGCGGTTCTGGGTAGGCACCGTGGGTGGATTATGCCTGTATAATGCCGGCAACGAACGATTTCAACGGTTCGCAGAGGCCTTCGGGAACAAACATCTGCTTGATTCGGTCTCCGTTGAAAAGCTGGACGAAGACAAACATGGAAATGTTTGGGTGATGACCGATGAACGCGGACTTTTTCGCGTGGACTCCCGGACCGGCAGGACTCATTCGTATCTGAAAGAAAACAACAGGTTATATGATTTTTGTACGGCACCTGACGGGAAACTATGGGTGTCTACCTATGATTAG
- a CDS encoding SDR family oxidoreductase has protein sequence MKTALITGANKGIGFEVARQLLKKGFYVYLGSRDLSNGNEAVGRLKADGLTQAEAIRLDVTDLASISAARDEIGRRSAGLDVLINNAGINGGAHPYTVASATADQYQAAFSTNVIGTASVTNAFLDLLMTSPEPRIVNVSTSVGSLALQSNPDWPAYNFAKYVVYATSKAALNMYTVHLAYELKDTKVKVNAVCPGLTATDFTFFNGGEVSVAAERIIKYALIGQDGPTGKFFSEETNPATGEIPW, from the coding sequence ATGAAGACCGCATTAATCACAGGAGCCAACAAAGGCATAGGTTTTGAAGTAGCAAGGCAATTATTGAAGAAAGGGTTTTATGTATACCTGGGAAGCCGTGATCTCTCGAACGGAAACGAAGCAGTCGGCAGGCTGAAAGCCGATGGCCTCACCCAGGCTGAGGCCATCAGGCTGGATGTAACGGACCTTGCATCCATTTCTGCCGCGCGGGATGAAATCGGCAGGAGAAGCGCGGGGCTGGACGTATTGATCAACAATGCAGGCATCAACGGAGGTGCTCACCCATACACCGTAGCCAGCGCGACCGCAGACCAGTACCAGGCGGCCTTTTCCACCAATGTGATCGGTACGGCAAGCGTCACCAACGCCTTTCTTGATCTGCTTATGACTTCCCCGGAGCCAAGGATCGTCAACGTCAGCACGAGCGTGGGGTCCCTGGCCCTGCAATCAAATCCCGACTGGCCCGCTTACAACTTTGCAAAATACGTCGTGTATGCCACTTCCAAAGCGGCCTTGAATATGTATACCGTTCACCTGGCTTATGAACTCAAAGACACAAAGGTGAAGGTAAATGCAGTTTGCCCGGGCCTCACCGCAACGGACTTTACTTTCTTTAATGGTGGCGAAGTCAGCGTGGCGGCGGAGCGGATCATCAAGTATGCGCTTATCGGCCAGGATGGACCAACCGGCAAATTCTTCAGTGAGGAAACCAACCCGGCGACCGGCGAAATTCCATGGTAG
- a CDS encoding Crp/Fnr family transcriptional regulator, whose protein sequence is MKELIDYLLTFGDFKPCQLELITGKAQLTELRKDEYFSKAGQVPRQVGFVVEGVLRGCYYTHTGEEVTRCFISENSLVADYLNFEANLVSSEYLQACTDCKLLTFSRLDWDSLSELVEGWDIAKYKMVQVCLYQKSRKAPVISQDATTRYLEFLERHPLLVNRVPLAYVASYLGVTQQSLSRIRRTIR, encoded by the coding sequence ATGAAAGAACTTATAGACTACTTGTTAACTTTCGGCGATTTTAAGCCGTGTCAATTGGAGCTTATCACCGGCAAGGCGCAGTTGACAGAACTCCGGAAAGACGAGTACTTTTCCAAGGCAGGGCAGGTGCCGAGGCAAGTCGGTTTCGTGGTGGAAGGCGTGCTGAGGGGTTGTTACTATACCCATACGGGCGAGGAAGTGACACGCTGCTTCATCAGTGAAAATAGCCTGGTGGCCGACTACCTCAATTTTGAGGCAAACCTCGTTTCTTCGGAATACCTGCAAGCCTGCACCGATTGCAAACTGCTGACGTTTTCGAGGCTGGATTGGGACAGCTTATCCGAACTTGTAGAGGGATGGGATATTGCCAAGTATAAAATGGTACAGGTTTGTTTGTATCAGAAATCAAGAAAAGCACCGGTGATCTCGCAGGATGCCACCACCAGGTATCTGGAATTCCTGGAACGCCATCCGCTGCTGGTCAACCGTGTTCCGCTTGCCTACGTCGCGTCGTACCTGGGCGTTACGCAGCAGTCGCTGAGCCGGATCCGCAGAACGATCCGCTGA
- a CDS encoding sensor histidine kinase, whose amino-acid sequence MKRKLTKYLSAKSRIQSILIDTRGNMWVGTYQEGVFRIEKSPTGYRISHYVKGNTRFDISSNEIRDFMEDREGRIWMGTKGGGISLFKYSSSTFTHIQGTDARRDGLSENHVMDLFQDQQGIIWIGLSYSGIDKYDPARNIFRTIRKDHDMSQNGSIFTIYGKQDQLYLGTTDRLMVYSTTNHQFESDLGGPSSRKHFEVYNISEDSDGNLWIVTTDQGLYRYNERQGFVSFSNSKENDRRQYFLYAVKALRSAPETWIGGHRGLERFDLRTLKWKDWQDMPPMKAVANRPVRMIHEDSRQNVWLGTLGYGLLRYDPASQQLLTFDKKNGLFCENIRSILEVGTALWIGTDCGLFQLDLKQLKVIRQYTEATPAPFNLPNDVVYGILNDTEGNLWLSSNKGLAKFSQQRGVVKTYDVTDGLQSNEFNTNCIYKHANGTMYFGGVNGVSYFNPGALRANTFIPPVKMTGITISDSVYPPHLKEIVLPHHQNFIDFEFVALNFSNVKKNQYRYKMQGIDPKWVQAGDRRTASYTNLPPGSYVFKVIGSNNDGVWNNIGTTVNITILPPWWATWWARSLLMLLLASGIYGLFRYRLVQQPRQREAEIRASLMAQEAERSRFSRELHDGIGANLSLLKMYIAAFGDTDIPLSDLKDRSEKLLAGSVDEIRRLIHDMQPRNLKELGLVKAVEDMVSLINMGNGLSVFFTSSNMPEKLPEQLEINLFRIVQELLQNAIKHSGARNVWLQFRFENETLIITYRDNGIGFDTSAPPEGNGLLNIRNRVMLLKGEMTSKSGPQGTEFHLRVAG is encoded by the coding sequence ATCAAAAGAAAACTCACCAAATACCTTTCCGCAAAGTCGCGGATCCAATCCATTCTTATAGATACAAGGGGTAACATGTGGGTGGGGACCTACCAGGAGGGGGTATTTAGAATAGAAAAATCACCGACAGGTTACCGCATCTCACATTATGTCAAAGGAAACACCCGTTTCGACATTTCCAGTAACGAGATCCGCGACTTCATGGAAGACCGGGAGGGCAGGATATGGATGGGAACCAAGGGCGGGGGTATATCCCTTTTTAAGTATTCCAGCAGCACTTTCACCCATATACAAGGCACTGACGCGCGCAGAGATGGCCTCAGCGAGAATCATGTGATGGATTTGTTTCAGGATCAGCAGGGTATTATCTGGATCGGTCTCAGTTACAGCGGTATCGATAAGTATGACCCGGCGAGGAATATTTTCAGGACCATCCGAAAAGACCATGATATGTCGCAAAACGGGTCCATTTTTACGATTTACGGTAAACAGGATCAGCTATACTTGGGTACAACGGACAGGCTTATGGTGTATTCCACTACCAATCATCAATTCGAAAGTGACCTGGGTGGCCCCTCTTCGCGAAAGCATTTTGAAGTCTATAACATTTCCGAAGACTCGGACGGTAACCTGTGGATTGTTACGACCGATCAGGGATTATATCGTTACAACGAGAGGCAGGGCTTTGTTTCCTTCTCAAACAGCAAAGAAAATGACCGGCGCCAGTACTTCCTGTACGCAGTGAAGGCGCTGAGAAGCGCTCCCGAAACATGGATAGGAGGACACCGCGGATTGGAACGTTTTGATTTGCGGACGCTGAAATGGAAAGACTGGCAGGACATGCCACCCATGAAAGCAGTGGCGAATCGCCCGGTCCGTATGATTCATGAAGATTCCCGGCAAAATGTATGGCTTGGGACATTGGGTTATGGACTACTTCGCTACGATCCCGCAAGCCAGCAGCTGCTCACTTTCGACAAGAAAAACGGCCTGTTTTGCGAAAACATCCGCAGTATTCTGGAAGTAGGCACGGCTCTTTGGATCGGAACGGACTGCGGGCTGTTTCAGCTGGATCTGAAACAACTGAAAGTAATCCGCCAGTACACGGAAGCAACTCCCGCACCTTTTAATCTGCCCAACGATGTCGTCTATGGAATTCTGAACGATACAGAGGGCAATCTGTGGTTGAGCAGCAATAAAGGCCTGGCAAAATTTTCGCAACAAAGGGGCGTAGTCAAGACCTATGATGTCACGGATGGTTTGCAGAGCAATGAGTTTAACACCAACTGTATCTACAAACACGCAAATGGCACCATGTATTTTGGAGGAGTCAACGGCGTCTCCTATTTTAATCCCGGCGCCCTTCGGGCCAACACCTTCATTCCGCCGGTTAAAATGACCGGCATAACGATATCCGACAGTGTGTACCCGCCCCACCTCAAAGAAATTGTCCTGCCGCATCACCAAAACTTCATTGATTTCGAGTTTGTAGCGCTGAACTTTTCGAATGTAAAAAAGAACCAGTATCGTTACAAAATGCAGGGCATTGACCCCAAGTGGGTGCAGGCCGGCGACAGAAGAACAGCAAGTTATACCAATTTACCGCCTGGCAGCTATGTATTCAAGGTTATCGGCAGCAATAATGACGGAGTTTGGAACAACATCGGCACGACAGTAAACATCACGATCCTGCCACCCTGGTGGGCTACATGGTGGGCCCGGTCCTTGCTTATGCTGTTGCTCGCCAGCGGGATTTACGGCCTCTTCCGTTACCGCCTCGTTCAGCAGCCGCGTCAGCGTGAAGCAGAAATACGTGCCTCACTCATGGCCCAGGAAGCAGAGCGGAGCCGCTTTTCGAGGGAACTGCACGACGGAATCGGCGCCAATCTGTCACTCCTGAAAATGTACATCGCCGCGTTTGGGGATACAGATATTCCTTTAAGCGATTTGAAGGACCGGTCCGAGAAATTACTGGCCGGGTCGGTGGATGAAATCCGGCGGCTCATCCACGACATGCAACCGCGCAACCTCAAAGAATTGGGCTTGGTGAAGGCGGTTGAAGATATGGTGAGCCTGATTAACATGGGTAATGGCCTGTCTGTGTTTTTTACCTCATCGAACATGCCCGAAAAGCTCCCAGAACAACTGGAAATCAATCTCTTCCGGATTGTTCAGGAGCTTTTACAGAATGCGATAAAACATTCGGGCGCCCGGAACGTATGGCTGCAATTTCGCTTTGAGAACGAAACCCTCATCATCACATACAGGGACAACGGCATTGGATTTGACACTTCCGCCCCACCGGAGGGCAACGGGTTACTGAACATCCGCAACCGTGTGATGTTGCTGAAAGGTGAAATGACGAGCAAATCCGGACCGCAGGGCACTGAATTTCACCTCAGGGTAGCAGGATAA
- a CDS encoding MFS transporter, whose product MKDRQKRMLTELAGTFYIIGLNAFVRFLKRTDVPLKQNQNMKANHTGLMSVVSLSVLLASLGTSIVNIALPSLTSYFSASFQSVQWMVIAYLLAITVFVTIAGKLADRYGNREVLLAGMVMYTTSSFLSAFAQDIWVLIVLRGFQGLGAAVLSTVSMAMVKNSKDKVKIGAAMGLLGTMSALGTAMGPSLGGLLLVYFSWRSIFFLLTFLGVLALMLGVRFLVAEGRTDRKNQPINFAALLLLSVSVGTYALSMTISQKRFTIYTPVLLLLSVFAGWAFFAIQRRSVNPLMDISLTNNKALMSSLFGNFLISSIMMTTLIVGPFFLSFGLGLREATVGLLMTAGPLVSILTGIPSGRIVDKTGTRLTIKISLLLLFAGTLVLAFLPAAWGWQGYISGILLLTPGYQLFQAANNTSVMSAVGDKQGGIVSGILNLSRNIGLVTGASLMGALFTVSAQNAPGAVSKTHSIFFGMQITFLTASVFLLFLLVKVIFKRD is encoded by the coding sequence ATGAAGGATAGACAAAAAAGAATGCTCACAGAACTTGCCGGTACCTTCTACATTATCGGCTTAAATGCTTTCGTAAGGTTTTTAAAAAGGACGGATGTACCTTTAAAACAGAACCAGAATATGAAAGCTAACCATACAGGACTGATGTCCGTAGTTTCGTTATCGGTCCTGCTAGCCTCACTCGGGACCAGTATTGTCAATATCGCATTGCCGTCACTCACAAGTTATTTTTCGGCCAGTTTTCAATCAGTGCAATGGATGGTGATTGCCTACCTGCTGGCTATTACTGTTTTTGTAACCATTGCAGGTAAACTGGCAGACCGGTATGGCAATAGAGAGGTTTTACTTGCAGGTATGGTTATGTATACCACCTCATCATTCCTGTCAGCTTTTGCGCAGGATATCTGGGTGCTTATCGTGCTGCGCGGATTTCAGGGACTGGGTGCAGCTGTCCTGTCAACAGTAAGTATGGCGATGGTCAAAAATAGTAAAGACAAAGTCAAAATAGGAGCGGCAATGGGACTTTTAGGAACGATGTCTGCCCTGGGAACCGCAATGGGCCCGTCACTGGGCGGGTTGCTGCTGGTCTATTTCAGTTGGCGGTCTATATTCTTTCTGCTGACATTCCTCGGAGTCCTGGCGTTAATGCTGGGTGTGCGTTTCCTTGTGGCCGAAGGACGGACGGACAGGAAAAACCAGCCCATCAATTTCGCTGCCCTTTTACTGCTTTCAGTGTCGGTTGGAACTTATGCCCTCTCCATGACAATAAGCCAAAAACGGTTCACCATTTATACTCCGGTTTTGCTGTTGCTTTCCGTGTTTGCAGGCTGGGCATTTTTCGCCATTCAGCGGCGCAGCGTAAATCCCCTGATGGATATCAGCCTGACAAACAACAAAGCGCTGATGTCCTCACTGTTTGGCAATTTCTTGATTTCCAGCATTATGATGACTACACTGATCGTTGGTCCGTTTTTCCTGTCCTTCGGACTGGGATTGAGAGAGGCAACAGTTGGCTTGCTCATGACCGCCGGGCCACTTGTTTCTATACTTACCGGCATTCCTTCCGGAAGGATTGTAGATAAAACCGGCACAAGGCTAACTATAAAGATCAGCCTGCTTTTATTGTTTGCTGGCACGCTGGTGTTGGCTTTCCTTCCGGCGGCGTGGGGATGGCAGGGTTATATTTCAGGTATTCTGTTGCTCACGCCTGGATACCAGTTGTTTCAGGCAGCCAATAATACTTCCGTAATGTCCGCCGTTGGCGACAAGCAGGGAGGCATCGTTTCGGGTATTTTAAATTTATCCCGGAATATCGGACTGGTTACAGGAGCTTCACTGATGGGCGCGTTATTTACTGTTTCAGCGCAAAATGCTCCCGGAGCGGTAAGTAAGACACATTCGATATTTTTTGGGATGCAGATTACCTTCCTTACGGCTTCGGTATTCCTCCTTTTCTTGCTGGTAAAAGTTATTTTCAAACGGGATTAA
- a CDS encoding AraC family transcriptional regulator codes for MQKIPVRNIKSSIKEPDVSGKYVVWDLSELLSGSDMKQELHRHSFYFILILEKGSGTHIVDFTSYPVTDGSIYIMRPGQVHELLLQSDCKGYLLQFTDDFFLDYDATAQQILKKISRQNQYLPDPAGSERILSFMKAVLLEHQEKRDKYQYAIQVNLQLFFVELLRQRYVPEAIPDEKASYQLERLEEFRELVAENVSDRKHVLWYAERMNLSAYQLNTITKKMLGKTSSEVIDDYILLEAKRYLLATTNQVNQISWHLGYEDVSYFIRFFKKHTGYSPEIFRNLFK; via the coding sequence ATGCAGAAGATCCCTGTCAGAAATATTAAATCCAGTATAAAAGAACCCGATGTTTCGGGAAAATACGTTGTCTGGGATTTAAGTGAACTGCTGTCTGGCAGCGATATGAAGCAGGAGCTTCATCGGCACAGTTTCTATTTCATTCTTATTCTGGAGAAGGGTTCAGGTACCCATATTGTTGATTTTACTTCATACCCTGTTACCGACGGCAGCATTTATATCATGCGTCCGGGACAAGTCCACGAACTATTGCTTCAATCGGACTGTAAAGGTTATCTGTTGCAGTTTACGGACGACTTTTTTTTAGATTACGACGCAACTGCCCAACAGATATTAAAAAAAATCAGCCGACAAAATCAGTATTTGCCTGATCCGGCAGGTTCCGAAAGGATACTGTCATTCATGAAGGCCGTATTGCTGGAACATCAGGAAAAGAGAGATAAATATCAATATGCCATACAGGTAAATTTGCAGCTGTTTTTTGTAGAGTTATTAAGGCAAAGGTATGTTCCTGAAGCTATCCCCGACGAGAAAGCCTCCTACCAGCTGGAACGTCTGGAAGAATTTCGGGAGCTGGTGGCCGAAAACGTTTCGGACCGCAAACATGTACTTTGGTATGCAGAAAGAATGAACCTGTCTGCCTATCAATTAAATACCATTACCAAAAAGATGCTGGGTAAAACCAGCTCAGAGGTGATTGACGACTATATTCTACTCGAAGCAAAACGTTATCTTTTGGCAACCACCAACCAGGTTAACCAGATATCCTGGCACCTGGGTTATGAAGATGTTTCCTATTTTATCCGCTTTTTCAAAAAGCATACCGGCTATTCCCCGGAAATTTTCAGGAATCTCTTTAAATAA